One window from the genome of Flavobacterium agricola encodes:
- a CDS encoding deoxycytidylate deaminase, with protein sequence MKQNKYDHAYLKIAREWGKLSYCTRKQVGAIIVKDRMIISDGYNGTPSGFENCCEDENGATKWYVLHAEANAILKVARSTQTCENATLYITMSPCKDCSKLIHQSGIKRVVFIESYKDDAGVAFLQRAGVEVEQISNLE encoded by the coding sequence ATGAAACAAAATAAATACGATCACGCTTATTTAAAAATTGCACGCGAGTGGGGTAAGCTATCTTATTGTACGCGCAAACAAGTTGGAGCTATTATTGTAAAAGACCGTATGATTATTTCTGACGGATATAATGGCACGCCATCTGGGTTTGAAAATTGTTGTGAAGACGAAAACGGCGCAACCAAATGGTACGTGCTACATGCCGAAGCCAATGCGATATTAAAAGTTGCACGTTCTACCCAAACTTGCGAAAACGCAACCTTATATATAACCATGTCACCATGTAAAGATTGTAGTAAATTAATTCATCAATCGGGTATTAAGCGCGTGGTTTTTATAGAATCGTACAAAGATGATGCGGGCGTTGCTTTTTTACAACGCGCCGGGGTTGAGGTAGAACAAATTTCTAATTTAGAATAA
- a CDS encoding riboflavin synthase, with protein MFTGIVESLGTIKKITKEADNLHIVVEADFTNEIKIDQSVAHNGICLTVVDITDKTYTVTAIKETILKTNIADWQENDEVNLERAMKLGDRLDGHIVQGHVDQTAVCTNIENANGSTYFTFKFEYQGNLTIEKGSITVNGTSLTVVNSKIDEFSVAIIPYTFENTIFKNTKLNDKVNLEFDILGKYITKLEQHKKGI; from the coding sequence ATGTTTACAGGAATAGTAGAATCTCTCGGAACAATAAAAAAAATAACAAAAGAGGCAGATAATTTACATATTGTAGTTGAAGCTGATTTTACAAATGAGATAAAAATTGATCAAAGCGTAGCGCATAACGGTATTTGTTTAACCGTTGTAGATATTACGGACAAAACATACACGGTAACTGCAATTAAGGAAACCATTTTAAAAACCAATATTGCAGATTGGCAGGAAAATGACGAAGTAAACCTAGAACGTGCTATGAAGTTGGGAGACAGATTAGATGGACATATTGTTCAAGGACATGTTGACCAAACCGCAGTTTGTACCAATATTGAAAACGCAAATGGTAGTACTTATTTTACTTTTAAATTCGAATATCAAGGAAATTTAACTATTGAGAAAGGAAGCATTACCGTAAACGGAACAAGTTTAACCGTGGTGAATTCAAAAATAGATGAGTTTAGCGTGGCGATAATTCCTTATACATTTGAAAACACAATATTCAAAAACACAAAACTAAACGACAAAGTAAATTTAGAGTTTGATATTTTAGGAAAATACATCACAAAATTAGAACAACACAAAAAGGGAATTTAG
- the fbp gene encoding class 1 fructose-bisphosphatase, whose amino-acid sequence MEQRNKTLGEYIIEKQSDFKLSSGELSRIINAIRLAAKVVSHKVNKAGLVDITGAAGNQNIQGEDQQKLDVYANEVFISTLTNREIVCGIASEENDDFIAVHGSDGADNNKYVVMMDPLDGSSNIDVNIPVGTIFSVYRRITPIGTPVTLEDFLQPGDNQVAAGYVIYGTSTMLVYTTGNGVNGFTLNPAIGTFYLSHADMQIPKSGKMYSINEGNYIHFPQGVKDYLKYCQEEEGDRPYTARYVGSLVADFHRNLIKGGIYLYPTSSKAPKGKLRLLYECNPMAFIMEQAGGKATDGFNRIMEAVPTELHQRIPFFCGSSDMVDKAHEFMNKHK is encoded by the coding sequence ATGGAACAGCGTAATAAAACCTTAGGCGAATATATTATTGAGAAGCAATCGGATTTTAAATTATCATCTGGTGAGCTTTCTCGTATTATTAATGCTATTCGTTTGGCAGCAAAAGTAGTAAGTCATAAAGTTAACAAGGCGGGCTTGGTTGATATTACAGGAGCAGCTGGTAACCAAAACATTCAGGGAGAAGATCAGCAAAAGCTTGATGTTTATGCCAATGAAGTTTTTATTTCAACTTTAACAAACCGCGAAATTGTTTGTGGTATTGCATCCGAAGAAAATGATGATTTTATTGCTGTTCATGGTAGTGACGGAGCAGATAATAATAAATATGTGGTAATGATGGATCCGCTAGATGGATCGTCAAATATTGATGTAAACATTCCGGTAGGAACTATTTTCTCGGTTTACCGTCGTATTACACCAATTGGTACACCAGTAACATTAGAAGATTTTTTACAACCAGGCGATAACCAAGTTGCAGCCGGATATGTAATTTACGGAACTTCAACCATGTTGGTTTATACTACCGGTAACGGGGTAAACGGATTTACTTTAAATCCTGCAATTGGAACTTTTTACCTTTCTCATGCCGATATGCAAATTCCTAAATCAGGTAAAATGTATTCTATTAACGAAGGAAATTATATTCATTTTCCACAAGGCGTAAAAGATTATTTAAAATATTGCCAGGAAGAAGAAGGTGATCGTCCGTACACAGCACGTTACGTAGGTTCGTTAGTAGCCGATTTTCATAGAAACTTAATTAAAGGCGGTATTTATTTATATCCAACAAGTTCTAAAGCACCAAAAGGTAAATTACGCTTGTTGTACGAATGTAATCCAATGGCATTTATTATGGAACAAGCCGGTGGTAAAGCAACAGACGGATTTAATAGAATTATGGAAGCTGTACCAACCGAATTACACCAACGTATTCCGTTTTTCTGCGGAAGTAGTGATATGGTAGACAAAGCTCATGAATTTATGAACAAGCACAAATAA
- a CDS encoding S41 family peptidase, with the protein MKISKIYIPILIAVSICIGVVLGAYIFSNTTYLPSKNANRHKLNRLIDLIDNEFVDDVNTDSIVDIAVNDILSKLDPHSFYISPAEKERLATNMNGEFVGIGITYYMLNDTLAVINTIAGGPSEKAGIKSGDRILLADEKKIYGEKLPNDSLLAMLRGPLDSNIKLRVFRKSTNKIFDCRFKRKNVPVKSVDAAFMLNKNTAYVKINRFAANTHLEFDAKVKEIQKQNPENIIIDLRNNTGGYVEVAEKIIDKFLPENQVIVRLISKSEEEQVVLSSKNTPFAKNNLYILVDENTASASEIFAGAIQDNDRGQIVGRRTYGKGLVQQELSLGDGSAVRLSVSKYHTPSGRSIQKPYVLDDTDYLGDFHQRMVSKELYVYDSIKVIDSTSFKSLNGKAILQANGGIIPDVFIPLSDDFVQAELKMVMQSAFISNYIFQLIDDKRAEMSLDSYDDLVNQLENTDYYYNKVVGYLKKYPLNFNPEKYKSIIKAYITAEIISQIKGEAYFYQYISPLDDEVVQLVQLIQAKNVNKNN; encoded by the coding sequence ATGAAAATTTCTAAAATATACATTCCTATTCTTATAGCAGTTTCTATTTGCATTGGTGTGGTTTTAGGTGCGTATATTTTTTCTAACACAACCTATTTACCTTCTAAAAATGCAAATCGTCACAAATTAAATCGATTAATCGATTTGATAGATAATGAATTTGTAGACGATGTAAATACCGATTCTATTGTAGATATTGCGGTGAACGATATTTTAAGCAAATTAGATCCGCACTCATTTTATATTTCTCCTGCCGAGAAAGAACGCTTAGCAACCAATATGAATGGTGAATTTGTTGGAATAGGAATAACCTATTATATGTTAAACGATACGCTGGCTGTAATTAACACCATTGCTGGTGGACCGTCTGAAAAAGCCGGAATTAAATCGGGCGATCGTATTTTGTTGGCAGATGAGAAAAAGATTTACGGTGAAAAACTTCCGAACGATAGCTTACTTGCTATGTTGCGCGGTCCGTTAGATTCTAATATCAAGCTTCGTGTTTTCAGAAAATCAACCAATAAAATTTTCGATTGTCGATTTAAGCGTAAAAATGTTCCAGTAAAAAGTGTGGATGCGGCTTTTATGCTGAATAAAAATACAGCTTACGTAAAAATTAATCGCTTTGCTGCCAATACGCATTTGGAGTTTGATGCCAAGGTTAAAGAAATTCAGAAACAAAATCCCGAAAATATAATAATTGATCTTCGTAATAATACAGGGGGATATGTTGAAGTTGCCGAAAAAATTATTGATAAATTTTTACCTGAAAATCAGGTAATTGTTCGTTTAATAAGCAAGTCGGAAGAAGAGCAGGTGGTACTTTCTTCTAAAAATACGCCGTTTGCAAAAAATAACCTATATATATTGGTTGATGAAAATACGGCATCTGCCAGCGAAATTTTTGCGGGCGCAATTCAAGATAATGACCGTGGGCAAATTGTTGGACGCCGTACGTACGGAAAAGGATTGGTTCAGCAAGAACTAAGTTTGGGCGATGGTTCTGCGGTGCGTTTAAGTGTTTCTAAATATCACACGCCGTCAGGGCGTTCTATTCAAAAACCGTATGTTTTAGATGATACCGATTATTTAGGAGATTTTCACCAACGCATGGTTTCAAAAGAATTGTATGTTTACGATAGTATTAAGGTGATTGATTCTACTTCGTTTAAATCTTTAAACGGAAAAGCTATTTTGCAAGCCAACGGCGGAATCATTCCAGATGTTTTTATTCCTTTATCTGATGATTTTGTACAAGCCGAATTAAAAATGGTTATGCAATCGGCATTTATCTCGAATTATATTTTTCAGTTGATTGATGATAAACGTGCCGAAATGAGCCTTGATTCTTACGACGATTTGGTAAATCAGTTAGAAAATACCGATTATTATTACAATAAGGTTGTGGGGTATCTAAAAAAATATCCTTTAAATTTTAATCCTGAAAAATATAAATCCATTATCAAGGCATATATTACTGCCGAAATAATTAGCCAAATTAAAGGTGAAGCCTATTTTTACCAATACATTTCTCCTTTGGATGATGAGGTTGTTCAGCTCGTTCAGCTTATTCAAGCTAAAAACGTCAACAAAAACAATTAA